From the Musa acuminata AAA Group cultivar baxijiao chromosome BXJ3-7, Cavendish_Baxijiao_AAA, whole genome shotgun sequence genome, one window contains:
- the LOC135642041 gene encoding uncharacterized protein LOC135642041, with protein MTNTAMEEDPHSNVSSSRDRYAEFMKDSCCARYFLGPNPSIARFVYALIFLVTCLLAWTVRDYGRNALSELERLKGCHGARYCLGAEGVLRVSFGCFLFFFVMFLSTMGTKKLEDSRNLWHSEWWPAKIIIWIVFMVVPFFIPSAFIQLYGKFAHFGAGAFLMIQLISVISFITWLNDCCQSEKYAKRCQYQVMVLSATAYVSSISGIILMYIWYVPSLSCSLNILFITLTLVLLQLMILTSMHAKVKVGFLAPGLMGMYVVYLCWSAIRSEPQTEICNKKTEVVTSADWLTIVSFVIAVLAIVIATFSTGIDSKCFQFKKTEAESEDDVPYGYGFFHFVFAMGAMYFAMLFVGWNAQNTMQKWTIDVGWASTWVRIVNEWVATLVYIWMLVAPLVWKSRRQADPV; from the exons ATGACGAATACTGCCATGGAGGAGGATCCCCACAGTAATGTCAGCAGCAGCAGGGACAGGTACGCTGAGTTCATGAAGGACTCCTGCTGCGCCCGCTACTTCCTCGGGCCGAACCCCTCCATTGCGAGGTTCGTCTACGCTCTCATCTTCCTCGTCACCTGCCTCCTCGCGTGGACCGTTCGAGACTATGGCCGCAATGCCCTCTCCGAGCTCGAGA GACTCAAAGGTTGTCATGGTGCTCGATATTGTTTAGGCGCGGAAGGTGTACTCCGCGTAAGCTTTGGCTGCTTC TTATTCTTCTTTGTCATGTTTCTGTCCACCATGGGGACGAAGAAACTAGAAGACTCTCGGAATTTGTGGCACTCCGAATGGTGGCCTGCCAAGATCATCATTTGGATTGTCTTCATGGTGGTACCATTCTTCATACCCTCTGCATTTATCCAGCTCTATG GGAAATTTGCACACTTTGGTGCAGG cgCATTTCTTATGATTCAGCTTATCAGCGTAATCAGTTTTATAACTTGGCTAAACGACTGCTGCCAATCTGAGAAATATGCAAAGAGATG CCAGTACCAAGTGATGGTTCTCTCAGCCACAGCATATGTTTCATCCATCTCaggaattattttgatgtatatctgGTATGTGCCCAGTTTATCCTGCAGCCTCAATATCCTCTTTATCACCTTGACCCTGGTGCTTCTACAACTCATGATCCTCACATCAATGCATGCGAAG GTTAAAGTAGGATTTCTGGCACCAGGGCTGATGGGAATGTATGTTGTGTATCTTTGCTGGAGTGCAATCAGGAG TGAGCCACAGACAGAGATCTGCAATAAGAAAACAGAAGTTGTGACAAGTGCAGATTGGCTTACTATTGTG AGCTTTGTTATTGCTGTCCTTGCAATAGTAATTGCAACATTTTCAACAGGGATAGACTCCAAATGCTTTCAG TTCAAGAAAACTGAAGCAGAGTCAGAAGATGATGTTCCCTATGGGTATGGCTTCTTTCATTTTGTCTTTGCTATGGGAGCAATGTACTTTGCCATGCTATTTGTGGGATGGAATGCACAAAACACCATGCAAAA GTGGACAATAGATGTTGGATGGGCCAGCACTTGGGTCAGAATTGTCAATGAATGGGTAGCAACACTTGTCTACA TATGGATGCTGGTTGCACCCCTTGTGTGGAAGAGCAGAAGGCAAGCAGATCCAGTATAG
- the LOC135642042 gene encoding uncharacterized protein LOC135642042, translating into MVGGGSRRDDGPLQISSTNVFAALETLKKKKKSDKLSKSKGPPKSQAREPEQQVFWAPTPLTVKSWADVDDDDDDYYATTAPPQAVWGLSEQQPKKEVVAAVEEESESEDDGLDIGDDDVEEEPEHEPEVAVATEPIIEKPASVSVPSKDAERQLSKKELKKKEMEELDALLHELGISSKDSNAAQDETNDKKQPEQSGGGEKKENSGAPLEIKSSKKKKAKKEKSSKDTKEYVEQPADLNNNNNSLDEVVAEPEEEDASAVDVKERIKKVASMKKKKSNKEMDAAAKAAAIEAAARSARLAAAKKKEKSHYNQQPAR; encoded by the exons ATGGTCGGAGGAGGAAGCAGGAGGGACGATGGGCCCTTGCAGATTAGTAGCACCAACGTTTTCGCGGCGCTCGAGAccctcaagaagaagaagaagtcggaCAAGTTGTCGAAGAGCAAGGGTCCGCCCAAGAGCCAGGCGAGGGAGCCGGAGCAGCAGGTATTTTGGGCTCCGACGCCGTTGACGGTGAAATCTTGGGCTGatgtcgatgatgatgatgatgattactaCGCAACCACGGCGCCACCTCAGGCTGTTTGGGGCTTGTCGGAACAGCAGCCCAAAAAGGAAGTTGTGGCAGCCGTAGAGGAG GAAAGTGAAAGCGAAGATGATGGTCTTGATATCGGCGATGATGATGTTGAGGAGGAACCTGAACATGAACCTGAGGTTGCCGTTGCAACTGAACCAATTATCGAGAAACCTGCTTCTGTTTCAGTACCATCCAAAGATGCTGAACGGCAACTGTCAAAGAAGGAGCTTAAGAAAAAGGAAATGGAAGAACTTGATGCACTTCTGCATGAGCTAGGCATTTCCAGCAAAGATAGTAATGCTGCACAAGACGAGACGAATG ACAAGAAACAACCGGAGCAAAGTGGCGGTggagagaaaaaggaaaactCAGGTGCTCCTTTGGAGATCAAAagttcaaagaaaaagaaggccaaAAAGGAGAAATCTTCAAAGGACACCAAGGAATATGTGGAACAGCCTGCTGATctcaataacaataacaacagcCTGGACGAGGTGGTTGCTGAGCCtgaggaagaagatgcatctgcAGTTGATGTGAAGGAAAGGATAAAAAAGGTGGCttccatgaagaagaagaaatcaaataaaGAGATGGATGCTGCTGCAAAAGCTGCCGCCATCGAGGCAGCTGCAAGAAGTGCTAGGCTCGCTGCtgcaaagaagaaagagaagagtcACTACAATCAACAACCAGCACGGTGA
- the LOC103991281 gene encoding E3 ubiquitin-protein ligase At1g63170 isoform X1 yields the protein MGETETEQRVGFGVQADRHSLLMDRAANLNGHEHAIDISQRNDASTSVSARNDHGDSDGAYNEDRPSTSTLAPVSQLAPTSPNISNSINFSLPRRADNYGRRNRSPLNSGLWISVELVVNVSQIIAAIIVLSLSRHEHPRTPLFAWIIGYTTGCFATLPHLYWRYIHRNSLISEQEPALYGQGTSRNSPPESSAYADISVTQDPEQENGHNSVPETRQTTVTSQRIHSLVDHFKMALDFFFAVWFVVGNVWVFGGHSSSHDAPNLYRLCIVFLAFSCIGYALPFILCAIICCCLPCIISIMGFREDINHGRGATQESINALPTYKFKTKRRKNRGDKEINLDNQGIGGILAAGTDKERIVSAEDAVCCICLAKYVDNEELRELPCTHFFHKECVDKWLKINALCPLCKTEVGDTTTSSRSSGIHITGNWGLV from the exons ATGGGGGAGACCGAGACCGAGCAGCGAGTGGGATTCGG GGTTCAAGCTGATAGACATTCTTTGCTGATGGATCGAGCAGCTAATTTGAATGGACATGAACATGCGATTGATATATCACAGCGCAATGATGCTTCAACTTCCGTCTCTGCTCGAAATGACCATGGTGACTCAGATGGAGCATATAATGAAGATAGACCTTCGACAAGCACTTTGGCTCCTGTTTCTCAATTAGCTCCAACATCACCAAATATTTCCAATTCAATAAATTTTTCTTTGCCAAGGAGAGCTGATAATTATGGCCGTCGAAATAGAAGTCCTTTGAACTCTGGTTTGTGGATTTCAGTTGAGCTTGTTGTTAATGTGAGTCAAATTATAGCAGCTATCATTGTGCTCTCCTTGTCAAGACATGAACATCCCCGAACTCCATTATTTGCATGGATCATAGGTTACACAACAGGCTGTTTTGCTACACTTCCTCATCTTTATTGGCGTTATATTCATCGCAATAGTCTGATCTCTGAGCAAGAACCAGCACTTTATGGTCAGGGTACTTCGCGTAATAGCCCTCCAGAATCTAGTGCTTATGCTGATATCTCTGTCACTCAAGATCCAGAGCAAGAAAATGGCCACAATTCAGTGCCAGAGACAAGGCAAACTACAGTAACTAGCCAAAG GATACATTCTCTAGTTGACCATTTTAAGATGGCATTGGATTTCTTTTTTGCTGTGTGGTTTGTTGTTGGGAATGTGTGGGTGTTTGGTGGGCACTCTTCTTCTCATGATGCCCCTAACCTGTACCG GTTATGCATCGTGTTCCTTGCATTTAGCTGTATTGGGTATGCTTTGCCTTTCATTCTCTGTGCAATAATCTGTTGCTGCTTGCCTTGCATTATATCAATCATGGGCTTTAGAGAGGATATTAATCATGGTAGAGGTGCTACCCAAGAATCAATTAACGCATTGCCAACTTACAAGTTCAAAACAAAGAGGAGGAAAAATAGAGGCGACAAAGAAATTAACTTGGATAATCAAGGCATTGGTGGGATATTGGCTGCTGGGACTGATAAGGAGCGAATTGTTTCTGCCGAAGATGCT GTTTGTTGCATTTGCCTTGCAAAGTATGTGGACAATGAGGAGCTCCGTGAGCTTCCATGCACCCATTTCTTCCACAAGGAGTGCGTCGATAAGTGGCTTAAGATAAATGCACTTTGTCCCCTCTGCAAAACCGAGGTGGGAGACACTACAACCTCAAGCAGAAGCTCAGGAATTCACATCACGGGAAACTGGGGGTTGGTGTAA
- the LOC103991281 gene encoding E3 ubiquitin-protein ligase At1g63170 isoform X3 encodes MDRAANLNGHEHAIDISQRNDASTSVSARNDHGDSDGAYNEDRPSTSTLAPVSQLAPTSPNISNSINFSLPRRADNYGRRNRSPLNSGLWISVELVVNVSQIIAAIIVLSLSRHEHPRTPLFAWIIGYTTGCFATLPHLYWRYIHRNSLISEQEPALYGQGTSRNSPPESSAYADISVTQDPEQENGHNSVPETRQTTVTSQRIHSLVDHFKMALDFFFAVWFVVGNVWVFGGHSSSHDAPNLYRLCIVFLAFSCIGYALPFILCAIICCCLPCIISIMGFREDINHGRGATQESINALPTYKFKTKRRKNRGDKEINLDNQGIGGILAAGTDKERIVSAEDAVCCICLAKYVDNEELRELPCTHFFHKECVDKWLKINALCPLCKTEVGDTTTSSRSSGIHITGNWGLV; translated from the exons ATGGATCGAGCAGCTAATTTGAATGGACATGAACATGCGATTGATATATCACAGCGCAATGATGCTTCAACTTCCGTCTCTGCTCGAAATGACCATGGTGACTCAGATGGAGCATATAATGAAGATAGACCTTCGACAAGCACTTTGGCTCCTGTTTCTCAATTAGCTCCAACATCACCAAATATTTCCAATTCAATAAATTTTTCTTTGCCAAGGAGAGCTGATAATTATGGCCGTCGAAATAGAAGTCCTTTGAACTCTGGTTTGTGGATTTCAGTTGAGCTTGTTGTTAATGTGAGTCAAATTATAGCAGCTATCATTGTGCTCTCCTTGTCAAGACATGAACATCCCCGAACTCCATTATTTGCATGGATCATAGGTTACACAACAGGCTGTTTTGCTACACTTCCTCATCTTTATTGGCGTTATATTCATCGCAATAGTCTGATCTCTGAGCAAGAACCAGCACTTTATGGTCAGGGTACTTCGCGTAATAGCCCTCCAGAATCTAGTGCTTATGCTGATATCTCTGTCACTCAAGATCCAGAGCAAGAAAATGGCCACAATTCAGTGCCAGAGACAAGGCAAACTACAGTAACTAGCCAAAG GATACATTCTCTAGTTGACCATTTTAAGATGGCATTGGATTTCTTTTTTGCTGTGTGGTTTGTTGTTGGGAATGTGTGGGTGTTTGGTGGGCACTCTTCTTCTCATGATGCCCCTAACCTGTACCG GTTATGCATCGTGTTCCTTGCATTTAGCTGTATTGGGTATGCTTTGCCTTTCATTCTCTGTGCAATAATCTGTTGCTGCTTGCCTTGCATTATATCAATCATGGGCTTTAGAGAGGATATTAATCATGGTAGAGGTGCTACCCAAGAATCAATTAACGCATTGCCAACTTACAAGTTCAAAACAAAGAGGAGGAAAAATAGAGGCGACAAAGAAATTAACTTGGATAATCAAGGCATTGGTGGGATATTGGCTGCTGGGACTGATAAGGAGCGAATTGTTTCTGCCGAAGATGCT GTTTGTTGCATTTGCCTTGCAAAGTATGTGGACAATGAGGAGCTCCGTGAGCTTCCATGCACCCATTTCTTCCACAAGGAGTGCGTCGATAAGTGGCTTAAGATAAATGCACTTTGTCCCCTCTGCAAAACCGAGGTGGGAGACACTACAACCTCAAGCAGAAGCTCAGGAATTCACATCACGGGAAACTGGGGGTTGGTGTAA
- the LOC103991281 gene encoding E3 ubiquitin-protein ligase At1g63170 isoform X2, producing the protein MGETETEQRVGFGVQADRHSLLMDRAANLNGHEHAIDISQRNDASTSVSARNDHGDSDGAYNEDRPSTSTLAPVSQLAPTSPNISNSINFSLPRRADNYGRRNRSPLNSGLWISVELVVNVSQIIAAIIVLSLSRHEHPRTPLFAWIIGYTTGCFATLPHLYWRYIHRNSLISEQEPALYGQGTSRNSPPESSAYADISVTQDPEQENGHNSVPETRQTTVTSQRIHSLVDHFKMALDFFFAVWFVVGNVWVFGGHSSSHDAPNLYRLCIVFLAFSCIGYALPFILCAIICCCLPCIISIMGFREDINHGRGATQESINALPTYKFKTKRRKNRGDKEINLDNQGIGGILAAGTDKERIVSAEDAIAETFFPHGGCQSYVEKSLQCGGRIAFNLSRPLVTIASCTWPLLSIYL; encoded by the exons ATGGGGGAGACCGAGACCGAGCAGCGAGTGGGATTCGG GGTTCAAGCTGATAGACATTCTTTGCTGATGGATCGAGCAGCTAATTTGAATGGACATGAACATGCGATTGATATATCACAGCGCAATGATGCTTCAACTTCCGTCTCTGCTCGAAATGACCATGGTGACTCAGATGGAGCATATAATGAAGATAGACCTTCGACAAGCACTTTGGCTCCTGTTTCTCAATTAGCTCCAACATCACCAAATATTTCCAATTCAATAAATTTTTCTTTGCCAAGGAGAGCTGATAATTATGGCCGTCGAAATAGAAGTCCTTTGAACTCTGGTTTGTGGATTTCAGTTGAGCTTGTTGTTAATGTGAGTCAAATTATAGCAGCTATCATTGTGCTCTCCTTGTCAAGACATGAACATCCCCGAACTCCATTATTTGCATGGATCATAGGTTACACAACAGGCTGTTTTGCTACACTTCCTCATCTTTATTGGCGTTATATTCATCGCAATAGTCTGATCTCTGAGCAAGAACCAGCACTTTATGGTCAGGGTACTTCGCGTAATAGCCCTCCAGAATCTAGTGCTTATGCTGATATCTCTGTCACTCAAGATCCAGAGCAAGAAAATGGCCACAATTCAGTGCCAGAGACAAGGCAAACTACAGTAACTAGCCAAAG GATACATTCTCTAGTTGACCATTTTAAGATGGCATTGGATTTCTTTTTTGCTGTGTGGTTTGTTGTTGGGAATGTGTGGGTGTTTGGTGGGCACTCTTCTTCTCATGATGCCCCTAACCTGTACCG GTTATGCATCGTGTTCCTTGCATTTAGCTGTATTGGGTATGCTTTGCCTTTCATTCTCTGTGCAATAATCTGTTGCTGCTTGCCTTGCATTATATCAATCATGGGCTTTAGAGAGGATATTAATCATGGTAGAGGTGCTACCCAAGAATCAATTAACGCATTGCCAACTTACAAGTTCAAAACAAAGAGGAGGAAAAATAGAGGCGACAAAGAAATTAACTTGGATAATCAAGGCATTGGTGGGATATTGGCTGCTGGGACTGATAAGGAGCGAATTGTTTCTGCCGAAGATGCT ATTGCTGAAACATTCTTTCCACATGGAGGTTGCCAATCGTACGTGGAGAAATCTCTGCAATGTGGAGGTAGAATAGCGTTCAATTTATCCAGACCCCTAGTGACCATAGCTTCTTGCACTTGGCCGTTATTATCCATATACCTATGA